CGCTCATCCACGGCGTCGGGATGGGCGGACACAGAAGTGGCTACATCTTTGGTCTTGGCCGCTGCCGCGCGTGCGGCGGCATTGGCTTTTGAGGCCATCAGCGAAGGGCTGATTGGCGATCCCTTACTCATTGGAACTTCCTTTGTGCGGATACTGATCCATGGTCATTGCGGCGGCCGGTGCGGGTGGTGCCCGTTCCGGCTTCTTCTGTGCCCAGCGAAGCGGTGAAGCTGCGAAGCCAATAAAAAAAACCCCTCGTGCCGGTTGGCTCCGTAGGGGTTCGCGCGTGACGTCTTACAAGTCGGGGCTGTTACGCCACGCGCTTGATAAGGACGACGGGTACGATCTGCATACCGTTCAGTCTCGCGTTCCCCTGCGGGGGTGTCAATTGTATGAGACGCGCGTCTCACTATCTGGACATGTGTCTCGCGGCTGACAGGCCTCCCCGACGACGCCCGCCGAGAGCGGACGTCGTCGGGGCCCCTCAGGCCTTTGCAGCCTTATTAAGCCCTGCCGCCTCGGCGGCTCGTAAGAAAACCGAGTCCACGAGTTTTCAGCCGCAGTAAGCGCCGGTGGAGGCGGAGTTCACCAGCTTGGTGTACTTGCCCAGCACACCGGTGGTGAACTTCCCCGGCAGCGGCTGCCAACCGGCCTTCCGGGCTTCCAGCTCTTCCGGGTCCACCAGCAGGTCGAAGCTGCGAGCGGCAATGTCCACGCGGATCCGGTCCCCGTCCCGCACGAAGGCGATGGGGCCGCCGTCGACGGCTTCGGGTGCCACATGGCCGATACACAGGCCGGTGGTGCCCCCGGAGAACCGGCCGTCGGTGAGCAGCAGGACGTCCTTGCCCAGGCCTGCTCCCTTGATGGCGCCGGTGATGGCCAGCATTTCGCGCATGCCCGGGCCACCCTTGGGACCTTCGTAGCGGATCACGACGACGTCGCCGGCGTGGATCTGCCCGGCATCGAGGGCATCCAGGGCACCCTGTTCGCGTTCGAAGACACGTGCGGTGCCCTCGAACACGTCGGCGTCGAACCCGGCACTTTTGACCACTGCGCCTTCGGGGGCCATGGAGCCCTTCAGGATGGTGATGCCGCCGGTCTTGTGGATGGGGTTGTCGATGGCGCGCAGCACCTTGCCGTCCGGGTCCGGCGGATTGATGGCGGCCAGGTTCTCCGCGACCGTCTTGCCTGTGACGGTGAGGCAGTCGCCGTGGATCAGGCCGGCGTCGAGCAGTGCCTTCATGATCACCGGGACGCCGCCGATCTTGTCGACGTCGAACATTACGTACCGGCCGAAGGGCTTCAGGTCGCCCAGGTGCGGGATGGTGTCGCCGATGCGGTTGAAGTCCTCCAGTGTGAGGTCCACTTCGGCTTCGCGGGCGATGGCGAGCAGATGCAGCACGGCGTTGGTGGAGCCGCCGAAGGCCATGGTGACGGCGATGGCGTTTTCGAAGGCCTTCTTGGTCATGATGTCGCGGGCGGTGATGCCCTTGCGCAGCAGGTTGACCACGGCTTCGCCGGATTTGCGGGCAAATTCGTCGCGGCGGCGGTCGGCCGAGGGCGGCGCCGCCGAGCCGGGCAGGGACATTCCCAGGGCCTCGCCGATGCAGGCCATGGTGTTGGCGGTGTACATGCCGCCGCAGGCGCCTTCGCCGGGACAGATGGCCCGCTCGATGGAGTCCAGGTCCTTCAGGCTCATCTTGCCGGCGGCGCAGGCGCCCACGGCTTCGAAGGCGTCGATAAGGGTCACTTCCCGCTCGCTGCCGTCCTCCATCTTCGCGAAGCCGGGCATGATGGAGCCGGCGTAGAGGAAGACGCTGGAGAGGTCCAGGCGCGCGGCGGCCATCAGCATGCCCGGCAGGGACTTGTCGCAGCCGGCCAGGAGGACGGAGCCGTCCAGGCGTTCAGCCATCATGACGGTCTCCACCGAGTCGGCAATGACTTCGCGGGACACCAGGGAGAAGTGCATGCCCTCGTGGCCCATGGAGATCCCGTCGGAGACGGAAATGGTGCCGAACTGCATGGGGAAGCCGCCGCCGGCGTGGATGCCTTCCTTGGCACCCTGGGCCAGGCGGTTCAGGGAAAGGTTGCAGGGGGTGATCTCGTTCCACGAACTCGCGACGCCGATCTGCGGCTTGGCGAAATCGTCGTCACCCATTCCCACGGCGCGGAACATGCCGCGGGCGGGCGCTGCGTGGATGCCGTCCGTGACCACTCGGCTGCGGGGCTTGATATCGGGTGTGTTTTCTCCGCTCATGGCTAAATCCTAGGACTTAAGCCTGCGCGTTCCGCCCATGTGACGGACACCGGCTTCCGTTGTTACGGCCCGTGAACACCAGATGAAGATCTATGGCGCGGACGGGCCGTGCTTCCCGGATGGGGGGACCCTGTTCATAGACTGGGGGTATGACATCGGACAGAGGCTCCCCCGACACGAACCCAGACTTAAACCCAGGCTTAGACCCATATAAAGAGTCAAGCACGGCAACGGACAGCGACGAGATGAAGCTGGTGCTGCGCCGCGTCTTCGAATCCCAGATCCCGAACTACGGGGACTACAACCTGGTGTGTGCCACTCCCGCCGGGGACGAGGAGCCGGGTTTCTACGTCCTGGGCTACCGCTGGCGTCCAGCCGAACTGGTCTTCGCCCCGTTCGACGTCGATTCCCTGGCCGGCCTCGAGGCCCCCACCGCGGTGAACACCACCAACCTCAGCCACACTGACGAACTGGCTGCGGACGCGTATGAGGTGGGTACCAACACCGGACGCATCTTCCGGTTCAGCGTGGAGCCGCAGGCAGCACTGCCCGGGGCCGGGACGCGGATGCTGGAGCAGGCCGCGGACTGGGAGGACTTCCGTTCCTTCGTGGACTCCTACCTGGAGCTGGCCTAGCTTTCACCGGACCTGCCGGCCCACGGGCCCGGCCGGACCATATTCAACGGTTCCTCACCCCGGGCCAGCCGGCGGACCTGGCGGCGCAGGAACTCCCGGATCCGAGGTTCGAAGGCGTCGGTATTCCCGCCCCAGTGCGGGGTGATGATGGCACCGGGCGCCTGCCGCAGGGGGTGGTCTTCCGGTATGGGTTCGGGATCGAAAACATCTACGGCGGCGCGCAGCCGCCCTGACACCACCTCTTTGGTGAGCGCCTCGCTGTCCACGACGGCGCCGCGGGCCACGTTGACCACCAACCCGCCGTCGGGTAGGGCCGACAGGATCCGCGCGTCGATCAAGTGCCGGGTCTGCTCATTCAGGGGCGTGATCACCACCAGGATTTCTGCTGCCGCCGCGAGTTCCGCAAGTTCCCCGCTTCCGTGCACGGCGCCGTCGTCGTCCGTCCTGGCCGTGCTGCCCACGCGGGTGAGTTCGACGTCGAACGGACGCAGCCGTGCGGCAATCTCCCGGCCGATTCCTCCCACCCCCACCAGGAGCACGCGGCGGTCGGCCAGTCCGGGGCAGCGGACCTGCTCCCATGTGCCCTCATGCTGCCCGCGGAGCGCGGAGTCGATCCCCCGCTGCGCGGCCAGGATCAGGGTCAGTGCCATTTCCGCTGTTGCCGCCGCATGCACGCCGGCGGCGCTGGCAATGGCCGTGCCCGGTCCAACGAGTTCGGGCAGGCCGTCATAGCCGGTGGACTGGGCCTGCAGCAGGGCCAGCTGCGGGACCCGCTCCAGCGCGGAGCGGTACGCGGTGCCGGATGCGTAGGGCAGGACCACGGCATCTATGTCCGCGTAGTCAACGCCGTCGGGCTCCCCCTCGAGATCCCATACCGCGGCCCGCATTCCCTCGGGAAGCGGTTGCAGCGCGTCCAGGAGTGCGGCGGTCGGAACGGTGACGGTGCGGACAGGGCGGGCTTCGGAACGGTCCATGCCAGCCAGCGTAGCGGCGGACGCCCGGCAGTGCACCGGCTATGGACAGGGGAAAGCGGCGGCCGTACCGTCGAATTGTGCCTTCCGCCGACCGAAGGATCCCCTTGTGGCTCGAACATCGGTTTACCTCACCGCCCTTGGCATCGGTTCCGCTGCAGCAGTGTGGGCGGCCCGGAAACTGCACCGGCTGGCGGATAACGACGCCGTCCGGCTGGCGTCCGGCGGCGCCGCAGCGGGAACTCGCGTACCGCGGACCGTTTCGGCGGCGGGCCCGGCTACGCCCACGACGGTGACCACTGCCGACCCGGCCGCCAACCTTCCAGCGCGCACCTGGGTAGTGGACAACAGCGCGGATTGGGACGGAAATCCGGGGGAACTGGTGGTCCTCCCCCGGTCCCGGTCCCCCAAGGACGGCGGCACAAAGTGAAACGCACCACAAAACCGGCCCGGATTTCATTCCGCGGCAAAAGTGCTGGTAGTGTTTCATGTCGTTGCTGATGCCAACGGCGGAGAAAATTCGCCTGAAAACAGCAGTGAATACGCACCTCTAGCTCAATTGGCAGAGCAATTGACTCTTAATCAATGGGTTCCGGGTTCAAGTCCCGGGGGGTGCACCAACAAAACCGTCCGGTCAGGCGCTTCGCCTGGCCGGACGGTTTTTTGTTGTGCCGGGGGGACGCAGCCGCACGGGGCACCGTTTCGCGCAGCGGCCGCAGACGTGGTAGTGTTTCATGTCGTTGCGGAGAACAAACCGCGCCCCACGGCGCCGGATGCCAGACCGCATCAGCACGCACCTCTAGCTCAATTGGCAGAGCAATTGACTCTTAATCAATGGGTTCCGGGTTCAAGTCCCGGGGGGTGCACCAACCGGAAACCGCCCGGCAGGAGATTCTCCTGCCGGGCGGTTTTTTGTGTCTAGGCCGGGGCACGCCAAATATATGGCGTGGTGGTGGAGACCTTCACGAAACCGGAGCGCTCAAGGATGGGCCGGGAGTACGGTGTCGAGTCGCTGTGGATCAGTGTCTTACCCATTGCCAGGGCGGACCGCGCGCGGGCTGCGGTGAGGGCACGGTAGATACCCCGGCCCCGCCACGCCGGCAGGGTGGCGCCACCCCAGATGCCGGCAAAGTCCGTGCCGGGAACAGGTTCAAGGCGTCCGGCGCTGACAATCTCTGCCCCGCATTCGGCCACCCAGAGTTCCATTCCGTCGGCATGGGACAGCCGGCGCAGGAGGGAGTCCGCAGTTGCGGTGGAAACCGGATCCCCGAAGACCCCGTCCGCCATTGCACTCATGGCACGGACATCTTCCTCTTCGGTGACCTGCCGGAGGGCAACGCCAACAGGCAGCGGGACGTCAACGGCGAGGTCCGCTGCGCGGCCGATCATGATGGACTCGGATTCCTCCGGCTCAAACCCGTTACCAACCAGTGCAACATGCAGTCCGGGAGCCCAGTCATGCCCGCGGGACTTCCACTCGATGTGCCGGATCGCCGGATTGTTCCGGTAATACTCGAGGGCGCCGGCCACCCAGCCGGCTATGGTGCCGGCGTCGGCGCCGTCCAGGCCGGCATAGGTGATGAATCCCCGTCCGCCGTCGAACGTCACCAGGCGCAGCGGTCCAAGCTGTTCGACGTCGAGGGCGGACGGAGTCTCCGCGTCCGTGCGCAGCTGCCGGTCATAGGCGGCAAGAAGCTCTGCTGAAGTGGTCATGACTGGCCACCCTACCGTGGTCCGCCCCAGACTCAGTTTCCCTTGACGTTCACAATCTGGTGCAGCACGTGCCGCACCGAAACCAGGTCCCCGGCATCCTCCATCACTGCGTCTATGTCCTTATAAGCCGCCGGGATTTCATCGATGAACGCGGGAGTGTCCCGGTACTCGATTCCCCGCATTGCCTTCCGCAGCTGTTCCTGGCTGAAGGTTTTGCGTGCCCGGGTGCGGGAGTACTGCCGGCCTGCCCCGTGCGGCGCGGAGTTCAGGGACGGAGGGTAGCCCTTGCCCTCCACCACGTAGGACGCGGTACCCATGGATCCGGGAATGAGTCCAGGGCGGCCGGGGGAAGCATCAATGGCTCCCTTGCGGGACAGCCAGACCCTTTTTCCGTAGTGCTCTTCCACCTCGGTGTAGTTGTGGTGGCAGTTGATCCGCTCTGCTTCCTGCACCGGTCCGCCGGTCCACTCCCGGAAGCAGGCCATCACCCTGTCCATCATTTCCTCCCGGTTCAGCAGGGCGAATTTCTGCGCCCACATCAGCTCCGCAATGTAACGGTCAAACTCCTCAGTGCCTTCCTCCAGGTAGGCCAGGTCCCGGTCCGGCAGCTCGATGGCGCGTTTGCCGCAGTAATTCTGCGCAGCCCAGATGTGCTGCTGGGCGATCTTGTTCCCCACTCCCCTCGATCCGGAGTGCAGGAACAGCCAGACCGTATCCTCTTCATCGAGGGAAACCTCAATGAAGTGGTTGCCTGAACCCAGTGTGCCCAGCTGCAGCTGCCAGCCTTTGAGGTAGGCGCCAGGATCAAAGCCGGCGGCAGCGGCGTCGTCGGACAGGACCTGGACGCGGCGGCGTGCAGTGTCCGTCAGGGACTTGTTGCTGTGCCCGGCGGAGAGGGGAACCGCGCCCTCGATCGATGTCCGCAGCTTCCGCCGGTCCAGTCCGGCTAAGTCCGCGGCCCGGTGCCCGGTGCGCACCGCGATCATCCCGCAGCCGATATCGACGCCGACGGCGGCCGGGATCACCGCGCCAAGGGTCGGGATCACCGAGCCCACGGCGGCACCCTTGCCCAGATGGGCATCCGGCATGGAAGCCAGGTGCGGGTAGATGAACGGCATCTGCGCCGTGCGCCTGTTCTGCTCCAATGTGGCGTCATCAATGACGCCCGCAAAGTTAAGGTACTTTTCGCTCACTCTTTGTTCCATGTGCCTGCCCTTGCCCATGTGGCCGGCGGACCTGCCGCCGGCGGAGTTAAAAACAAGAGGCACATCCGGTGGATGTGCCTCTTGTCGGTGGATGTGACGCTTTGTCGATGTGTGTGACGCTGCTGTCAGCGGCCGTCTGCCGCGGGCTCCGGCAGGATTTCCAGCCCGGCTTCGGGCGGGATGGGCAGTCCGGGAACGTCCACGGCAGTCTGCCACCGGGGGCTGCCCAGTTCGGTGATGACCTTGCGCAGCTGGCTGCGCAGCGCTTCGGACATCAGCTCGCCGCCGTCAAGCAGGGTGCGCTCAATGTTCTGCGCCTCGTGCAGGGCTTCAGCGCCGCGCTCGGTAATGGTGACCATGTGGCTGCGCTTATCCAGATCATTACGGACCCGCGTGACATGGCCGTGGGTCTCCAGGCGGGCCAGGGTCTTGCCCATAGTCTGTGCCTGGACGCGCACCAACTGCGCCAGGCGGGCCTGTGTCATGGGTCCCTGCGAATCAAGGACACCCAGTGCGATCACGCCTGCATGCGTCAGGCCGATGCTGACCAGGCGTTCGTTCCAGGCGTGTTCCACCAGGCGCGCAGCGGTTGACAGCAGACGACCGGTGGGCCAGCGCTCCATATCCGGCATAAAATAAGACTCTTCCTCTAGGCTCTGGACGGCTAAGCAAACAGTCAGTTGGCTGATGATGCATCTGTCCACAGACTAGGATAGCCATCCCGCGCGGGAATGTCGCGTTTGAGTCGTACCGCGTGCCAGAACCCATTTCCAGGAGAGATTCCCATGCCACGCCTCAGCCCGGCCGAAACCGCCCCGGACTTCACCCTGCCCGCCGCCGACGGGAGCAGTGTTTCCCTGGCCGACGCGCGCGGCAGCAACACCATTGTGTACTTCTACCCCGCGGCAGCCACGCCCGGCTGCACCAAGGAAGCCTGCGACTTCCGCGACAACCTGAACAGCCTCAAGAGCGCCGGCTACACGGTCCTGGGCATCTCCCCCGACCCGGTTACGAAGCTGGAAAAGTTCGCCGCAGCGGAGAACCTCAACTTCCCGCTGCTCTCCGATCCAGACCACGCGGTGGCCGAAGCCTACGGCGCATGGGGCGAGAAAAAGAACTACGGCCGCACCTACGAAGGGCTGATCAGGTCCACTGTGGTGGTTGACCCCGAGGGCACGGTTGCCCTCGCCCAGTACAACGTCAAGGCCACCGGCCATGTTGCCAAGCTCCGGCGTGATCTGGGGCTCGACTGACCTCGGGTACACTGGAGGCTGGTTTCCCCGCTGGCCCCCGGCCGGCGGCAGAAACCACGCGCGAGTGGCGGAATTGGCAGACGCGCTGGATTTAGGTTCCAGTGTCTTCGGACGTGTGGGTTCAAGTCCCTCCTCGCGCACAAACGGCCCCGCTTAGGGCGTCCACGGCAAAAAGCCCCGGTCTTCGGACCGGGGCTTTTTGTGTTCCCCGGGCATCCCCGGGCATCCCCGGGCATCCCTTGCCGGCCCAAGGCCCGCTCCGGCGTGACCAAATCGTGACCGCGCCGGGGGTGTCCAATTTCACGTAACAGAAACACTTCGCCATTAGGCTCTGTCCATACGTTTGTGTTCCAGGACACATTCACGCCGGTTAGCCGGCAGCAGGCAACACTCGCTTAGCGTTCATCCGCCCCAGAGGAGTACCGAAACATGTTCCCAGCAGACAGAGTCCGGAAAGGCCGCACCGCGAAGAAGCGCGCGTCCGCCCTTACCGCAGGCCTTGCCCTGAGCGCTCTTGTGCTCTCGGGCTGCGCCCAGAGCAACCGTGAAGAGGGCGACGGCGGTGGCTCCGGCGACGTCGACGGCACGTTTGTCTTCGCCGCCTCATCCGATCCCAAGTCCCTTGACCCCGCCTTCGCCTCCGACGGTGAGTCCTTCCGGGTCAGCCGCCAGATCTTCGAAGGCCTGGTAGGGGTCGAACCCGGAACCGCCGACCCGGCTCCGCTGCTGGCCAAGTCCTGGGAAGTCTCCGAAGACGGCATGACCTACACGTTCGCCCTGGAGGAAGGCGTCACGTTCCACGACGGAACGGATTTCAACGCTGAAGCCGTCTGCGCAAACTTCGACCGCTGGTACAACTTCTCCGGTATCCAGCAGGCAGAAAGCCAGGCCTACTACTACGGCATGCTGTTCAAGGGCTTCTCCGACAGCCCGGACACCGCGACGTACAAGTCCTGCGAGGCGTCTTCGGACACCGAAGCCGTGATCTCGCTGAACAAGCCGTTCGCCGGGTTCGTTGCCGCCCTGTCCCTGCCGGCGTTCGCCATGCAGAGCCCCTCGGCCATGGAGGAGTTCGGTGCCAACGAGTCCTCCGGCACGGCCGAGGCACCCGAGCTGACCGAATACGCCAAGGCCCACCCCACCGGCACCGGGCCCTACAAGTTCAATGCCTGGGACGTAGGAAACCAGATCACCCTTGACCTGAACGAGGACTACTGGGGAGATGAGGAAGCACAGGTCACCGACATCATCTTCCGCGTCATCGATGATCCGCAGGCACGCCGCCAGTCGCTGGAAGCCGGCGACATTGACGGCTATGACCTGGTGGCTCCGGCCGACACCGAGCAGCTGGCCGCGGCCGGTTTCAAGGTGATCCCCCGGGATCCGTTCACCATCCTGTACCTGGGCATGAACCAGCAGGTTCCGGAACTGGCCGATGTGAAGGTTCGCCAGGCCATCTCCTACGCCATCGATAAGGAAGCGCTGGTGTCCCAGACGCTGCCCGAAGGCACGAAGGTGGCAACACAGTTCATCCCCGAGGTTGTCAACGGCTACAACGACGAGGTCACCGAGTACGCCTACGATCCGGAGAAGGCAAAGTCCCTGCTGGCCGAGGCCGGCTACCCGGACGGCTTCACCGTGGACTTCAACTACCCCACCGGCGTCTCGCGCCCCTACATGCCGACCCCTGAACAGGTCTTCACCAACCTGCAGGCCCAGCTGGCCGAGGTAGGCATCAAGGTCAACCCGCAGCCGAACAAGTGGTCCCCGGACTACCTTGACCGCGTCCAGGCCGGGTCCGATCACGGCCTGCACCTGCTGGGCTGGACCGGCGACTACAACGACACCGACAACTTTGTTGGCGTCTTCTTCGGCCAGGAGAAGCCGGAGTTCGGCTTCAACAACCCGGACATCTTCAACGCCCTGGAAGAAGCCCGCCAGGTCTCCAAGCTCGACGAGCAGACCCCGCTCTACGAGCAGATCAACGAGGACATCGCCCAGTTTGTGCCGGCCGTACCGCTGGCACACCCGGCGCCGTCGCTCGCCTTTTCCGAGCGGGTTGAGTCCTACCCCGCCAGCCCGGTGAACGACGAAGTGTTCAACCAGATCAAGCTCACCAAGTAACGCACCGGAGGCCGGGGACCCCAGTGGTCCCCGGCCTTTACGCGTGTTCCAGTCTTTTTCCCCACCAGATCCTCCAGCTTCCACGGCTGGGAAAGGACGCTCGTGCTACGAGTCATCGGCAAACGCCTGCTTATGCTGATTCCCACCCTCATAGGCCTGTCCATCCTGCTGTTCCTTTGGGTACGCAACTTGCCCGGAGGTCCGGCCACGGCCCTGCTCGGAGACAAGGCCTCACCGGAAGCCATTGCGAACATCAATAAGGCCTACGGATTTGACCGTCCCCTGATCGAGCAGTACTTCACCTACGTCGGGAAGCTCCTCAAGGGCGACTTCGGCACCTCCATCGTCACCGGGCGTTCCGTCCTGGAGGAATTCGGCACCCGTTTCCCGGCCACAGTGGAACTGGCCGTCGTTGCGCTGATCTTCGCCATCGGCATCGGCATTCCGCTCGGCTACCTGGCCGCCCGGCATTACGGACGTTTCTGGGACCACTCCTCCGTTGTCCTCTCGCTCATCGGCATCACCGTGCCGGTCTTTTTCCTGGCCTTCATTCTCAAATGGGTACTGGCCATCCAGCTGGGGTGGTTCCCCACCGACGGACGTCAGGACCCGCGGATCAATGCCACGCACGTCACGGACTTCTTTGTACTGGACGGGCTGCTGACACGGGAATGGGACGCCTCCTGGGATGCCATCCTGCACCTTGTGCTGCCGGCGATCGCCCTGGGCACCATCCCGCTGGCGATTATTGTGCGCATTACCCGCGCGTCTGTCCTGGAAGTCCAGGGTGCGGACTACGTCCGCACGGCCCGGGCGAAGGGGCTGATGGAAAAAACCATCCGCGGACGGTTCATCCTGCGCAACGCCATGCTGCCGGTCACCACCACCATCGGCCTGCAGACCGGGCTGCTGATCTCCGGCGCAGTGCTGACCGAAACCGTCTTTGCCTTCAGCGGGATAGGAAAATTCCTGAGGGACGCAATTTTTGCCCTCGACTACCCCGTGCTGCAGGGATTCATCGTCTTCATTGCCGTGGCGTACTCATTGATCAACCTGCTGGTTGACGTGTCCTACGGCTTCATCGATCCAAGGGTGCGTGTCCAGTGAGTACTACTCTGCCCCCCGCAGCAGGCGGGTCCGTTCTTCCCGAAGGTGCACCCACCGCCAAGCCGGCCGCCGAAAGCGGCATGTGGAAAGATGCCTTCCGCCGGCTTCGCCGCAATCCGGCCGCCGTTGCCGGTGCCGTAATTGTCGGTCTCTTTATCCTGGTGGCACTTCTCGCCCCGCTGCTGGCTCCGTACGGCGGCAATGACCTGCCCGGCCGCACGAACATCACCCCCACCAGCATTCCGGGACCCGGCGC
This Arthrobacter sp. zg-Y20 DNA region includes the following protein-coding sequences:
- the bcp gene encoding thioredoxin-dependent thiol peroxidase yields the protein MPRLSPAETAPDFTLPAADGSSVSLADARGSNTIVYFYPAAATPGCTKEACDFRDNLNSLKSAGYTVLGISPDPVTKLEKFAAAENLNFPLLSDPDHAVAEAYGAWGEKKNYGRTYEGLIRSTVVVDPEGTVALAQYNVKATGHVAKLRRDLGLD
- a CDS encoding RtcB family protein; this translates as MEQRVSEKYLNFAGVIDDATLEQNRRTAQMPFIYPHLASMPDAHLGKGAAVGSVIPTLGAVIPAAVGVDIGCGMIAVRTGHRAADLAGLDRRKLRTSIEGAVPLSAGHSNKSLTDTARRRVQVLSDDAAAAGFDPGAYLKGWQLQLGTLGSGNHFIEVSLDEEDTVWLFLHSGSRGVGNKIAQQHIWAAQNYCGKRAIELPDRDLAYLEEGTEEFDRYIAELMWAQKFALLNREEMMDRVMACFREWTGGPVQEAERINCHHNYTEVEEHYGKRVWLSRKGAIDASPGRPGLIPGSMGTASYVVEGKGYPPSLNSAPHGAGRQYSRTRARKTFSQEQLRKAMRGIEYRDTPAFIDEIPAAYKDIDAVMEDAGDLVSVRHVLHQIVNVKGN
- a CDS encoding ABC transporter permease, translating into MLRVIGKRLLMLIPTLIGLSILLFLWVRNLPGGPATALLGDKASPEAIANINKAYGFDRPLIEQYFTYVGKLLKGDFGTSIVTGRSVLEEFGTRFPATVELAVVALIFAIGIGIPLGYLAARHYGRFWDHSSVVLSLIGITVPVFFLAFILKWVLAIQLGWFPTDGRQDPRINATHVTDFFVLDGLLTREWDASWDAILHLVLPAIALGTIPLAIIVRITRASVLEVQGADYVRTARAKGLMEKTIRGRFILRNAMLPVTTTIGLQTGLLISGAVLTETVFAFSGIGKFLRDAIFALDYPVLQGFIVFIAVAYSLINLLVDVSYGFIDPRVRVQ
- the ilvD gene encoding dihydroxy-acid dehydratase, which gives rise to MSGENTPDIKPRSRVVTDGIHAAPARGMFRAVGMGDDDFAKPQIGVASSWNEITPCNLSLNRLAQGAKEGIHAGGGFPMQFGTISVSDGISMGHEGMHFSLVSREVIADSVETVMMAERLDGSVLLAGCDKSLPGMLMAAARLDLSSVFLYAGSIMPGFAKMEDGSEREVTLIDAFEAVGACAAGKMSLKDLDSIERAICPGEGACGGMYTANTMACIGEALGMSLPGSAAPPSADRRRDEFARKSGEAVVNLLRKGITARDIMTKKAFENAIAVTMAFGGSTNAVLHLLAIAREAEVDLTLEDFNRIGDTIPHLGDLKPFGRYVMFDVDKIGGVPVIMKALLDAGLIHGDCLTVTGKTVAENLAAINPPDPDGKVLRAIDNPIHKTGGITILKGSMAPEGAVVKSAGFDADVFEGTARVFEREQGALDALDAGQIHAGDVVVIRYEGPKGGPGMREMLAITGAIKGAGLGKDVLLLTDGRFSGGTTGLCIGHVAPEAVDGGPIAFVRDGDRIRVDIAARSFDLLVDPEELEARKAGWQPLPGKFTTGVLGKYTKLVNSASTGAYCG
- a CDS encoding MarR family transcriptional regulator codes for the protein MPDMERWPTGRLLSTAARLVEHAWNERLVSIGLTHAGVIALGVLDSQGPMTQARLAQLVRVQAQTMGKTLARLETHGHVTRVRNDLDKRSHMVTITERGAEALHEAQNIERTLLDGGELMSEALRSQLRKVITELGSPRWQTAVDVPGLPIPPEAGLEILPEPAADGR
- a CDS encoding ABC transporter substrate-binding protein, with protein sequence MFPADRVRKGRTAKKRASALTAGLALSALVLSGCAQSNREEGDGGGSGDVDGTFVFAASSDPKSLDPAFASDGESFRVSRQIFEGLVGVEPGTADPAPLLAKSWEVSEDGMTYTFALEEGVTFHDGTDFNAEAVCANFDRWYNFSGIQQAESQAYYYGMLFKGFSDSPDTATYKSCEASSDTEAVISLNKPFAGFVAALSLPAFAMQSPSAMEEFGANESSGTAEAPELTEYAKAHPTGTGPYKFNAWDVGNQITLDLNEDYWGDEEAQVTDIIFRVIDDPQARRQSLEAGDIDGYDLVAPADTEQLAAAGFKVIPRDPFTILYLGMNQQVPELADVKVRQAISYAIDKEALVSQTLPEGTKVATQFIPEVVNGYNDEVTEYAYDPEKAKSLLAEAGYPDGFTVDFNYPTGVSRPYMPTPEQVFTNLQAQLAEVGIKVNPQPNKWSPDYLDRVQAGSDHGLHLLGWTGDYNDTDNFVGVFFGQEKPEFGFNNPDIFNALEEARQVSKLDEQTPLYEQINEDIAQFVPAVPLAHPAPSLAFSERVESYPASPVNDEVFNQIKLTK
- a CDS encoding GNAT family N-acetyltransferase, with product MTTSAELLAAYDRQLRTDAETPSALDVEQLGPLRLVTFDGGRGFITYAGLDGADAGTIAGWVAGALEYYRNNPAIRHIEWKSRGHDWAPGLHVALVGNGFEPEESESIMIGRAADLAVDVPLPVGVALRQVTEEEDVRAMSAMADGVFGDPVSTATADSLLRRLSHADGMELWVAECGAEIVSAGRLEPVPGTDFAGIWGGATLPAWRGRGIYRALTAARARSALAMGKTLIHSDSTPYSRPILERSGFVKVSTTTPYIWRAPA
- a CDS encoding 2-hydroxyacid dehydrogenase: MDRSEARPVRTVTVPTAALLDALQPLPEGMRAAVWDLEGEPDGVDYADIDAVVLPYASGTAYRSALERVPQLALLQAQSTGYDGLPELVGPGTAIASAAGVHAAATAEMALTLILAAQRGIDSALRGQHEGTWEQVRCPGLADRRVLLVGVGGIGREIAARLRPFDVELTRVGSTARTDDDGAVHGSGELAELAAAAEILVVITPLNEQTRHLIDARILSALPDGGLVVNVARGAVVDSEALTKEVVSGRLRAAVDVFDPEPIPEDHPLRQAPGAIITPHWGGNTDAFEPRIREFLRRQVRRLARGEEPLNMVRPGPWAGRSGES